DNA from Cupriavidus necator N-1:
AAGGACCACCACCTGAAAGCGTCCTACCGGCGCGAATACGAGGCGGTGCTGGCCGATCTGCTGAAAGCACCACGCACGCTGGAGTTTCTGACGCCAGTGCGCGACTACCAGAAAGCCGGCAACTGAAGCGGTTTTGCCCTATAAGGCAGCTGCCGGCCCCCCCCGCCGAGCGCCTTGAATGCCGCCACGGCGGCGTGGGCTGATTCGGTCTGTGCCTGCGCTCTGGCATGAATGAGCGAAGACTGCTCAGCCAGCCGTCTGGTGCGCAGCGCACTGGTGCTCATAGACCTGCAGGTGGCAATATGCCGCACGGCTCAACGGAAGTTCATGCCCGTACCCGGCTGCGCGCTTGATGAGGTCGCCGACGATGGCATCGGCTTCTATGCGTGGGGCGCCCTGCGCAATATCCCGCATCATCGAGGCAGCCCAGGTCGATGTTTCGTCCAGCAGTCGGGCCTGCATGGCAGCGACAACGGGTTCAGGGATGGGATGACCGCACAATTGCGCCACCGTGCGGCACTCCGCAATCGCGTCAAGCATCAGGCGGCGGCCATCCTGTGTCTTCATGATGTCCGCCACGGTCCCGCGCATCAGGCATGTCATCACTGCGCCGGCGGCGATCATGGCCCACTTGTTCCACAGCTCCTGCCCGATGGCGCCCGATAGTTCACGCGTACCCCCCGCCCTGGACACCAGCGCATGGAAATCCGCGGCCAATGCCGACGCCTGCGCGGCGCGCGGGCCGACTACCAGCCGGTCCATGCGGCCGGCGTGCACGACGGTCCCGTCCGCCGCCAGCGTTGTCGCGATGTATGCGACTCCACCCAGCACGCGTTGCCTGCCAAAGCACTGGTCGAGCCGGTCATAGGCGTCAAGGCCGTTGAGCAGAGGCAATACCGCAGTGTCCCGGCCAACGGCCGGGCTGACGGTCCGGATCGCGTCGGCAAGGTCGTAGGCCTTGCATGCCAGCAGGACCAGGTCGAACTGCGCGTCGACCTGGCCGGCCAGGACCATTTTTACCGGGCGATGGAAGTCGCCAAGTTCGCTACGCACGGCCAGGCCAACCCGTTCAAGTGCCCGCGCGCGGCCGGGCCGCAACATGAAGGTGACATCGGCGCCCGCCTCGATCAGGCGAGCGCCATAGTAGCCGCCCATGGCCCCGGCACCGAGTACTAGAATCTTCATGATGCCTCTGCCTGCGCGGCGGCTGCGGGGCGCCGCTGGACGATCAGGTTGGCGGTGAAAACCTGCACTGGCTCGCCGGCCTGGTTGAAGGTTGTGGTACGCACCTTCACGATGCCCTGGTCGGGGCGCGATTTCGAAATCCGCACTTCCAGTATCTCGCTCTCGATATGCAGTTCATCGCCGGGGCGTACCGGTTTTGGCCAGCGCAGTTCCTCGAAGCCCGCGCCGAGGATGCCGCCTGCGGGCCGGAACTCGCCGTCGACCAGCAGGCGCATCGTCAGCGCAGCGGTATGCCAACCGCTCGCAGCCAGTCCACGAAATAGCGTGTCGCGGGCGGCTGCTTCATCGAGATGGAAAGGCTGCGGGTCGAACTCGGCAGCAAAGGCCTTGATCCTTTCAGGCTCGACGGTCAGACGCCCCGAACCGTATTTCTGGCCCGGCGCGAGGTCCTCAATGTATTGAATGTTCATTTCTTCTTCCAGATGGTTTGCGCTGATCTTTCCGGCTTGAAGGTTGGAACAAGAATTAGCTGCGCGGGAAATCCGGCTCAGGCTTCCGCCGAGCGGGTCAGCCGCTGGCGCACGCGGTCGCTGGCGGCGGGGCCGGGCGCAAGGTGATAGTCGGCATCGGTGACAGGGCGCCCGTTGGCGGGGTCGACCAGCACAGGCTCCACGCGCACGCCGGTGCGCCGGTTCGTCAACTGCACGCTTTCGCCTTCGGGCGCGAGATGCTTGTTGCCCCAGGCCAGCATGGCCAGCAGCACTTGGCGGAAATCGCGCCCGCGCTCGGTCAGGATGTACTCGGAGCGAGGCGGGCGGTCGCAATACTGGCGACGCTCAAGCATGCCTTCTTCGACAAGCGAGTTCAGGCGGCGCGTGAGCATATTGGGCGCGATAGCCAGGTTTTGCTGGAACTCGTCGAACCGGGTCACGCCGTAAAAGGCTTCGCGCAGGATCAATACGCTCCAGCTGTCGGCAACGCGGGCCGCGGTGCGTGCGATCGGACACGGCGTTTCGCCCAGTGGCTTCTTCTGCATGATTAGCTTCCTCGAAAAACCTACTTGCTATCGATTTGATAGTTAGTCTAGGGTAGTCACTATCATCATGCAAGTTCGTTTTTCGCTTGTACTGTATTCCGCGCCCGTCAGGCACCGAAAACACGCGCCTGCCCACACCGCCTGTGTCGAGGACGCTACCCCAGCGCCGATTCCGCACACTGCCCGGCCCCAACCATTTACTTCGCGCGCGAACTATCTATATAGTTCGCATGCGAACTTAATCGCGATGCCTGCACGGCAGGCGTGCAACTCTCACCTGGAGACCGACCAATGACCCCAGAAATCCGCGTTGACCTCACCGGCGGCGTGCTGACCATGACGCTTGCCCGGCCCGACAAGATGAACGCCTTGACGAACGAGATGTACGGCGCGCTTGCCGATACTATCGAGCAGGCACAGCAGGACCGGGCTATCCGGGTATTGCTGTTGCAGGGGGATGGGAACAGCTTTACCGCCGGCAATGATCTCGGCGAATTCGCGGCGATCGCATCGGGAAATGGCCCCAGCGAACGTCACGTGCATCGCTTCCTGCGCGCCCTTGCCAATTCGACCGTACCGATTGTCGCCGCGGTCAATGGCAAGACCGTCGGCGTCGGGACCACCATGCTGCTGCATTGTGATTACGTCGTGCTCGGCCAGGACGCGCAACTGATCACGCCTTTCGTCAATCTCGCCCTGGTTCCCGAAGCGGCTTCGAGTTACCTGCTCCCGCTGCGGATCGGACACGTCAGGGCCTTCGAGATGTTCGCGCTGGGCGAGCCGCTTGACGCGCAAACCGCCGTGGCATGGGGCATTGCGAACAAGGTTTGCGCCAATGACCAGCTGCGCACGGATGCGCGCCGGATGGCCGAGAAGATTGCCGCCAGGCCGGCGGGCTCCCTGAGCGCAATGAAACAGCTCATGCGCGATGCGGAAAAACTGGTTTCGCAGATGAACAGCGAAAGCGCCAGGTTCGAGGAGCGGCTGGCCAGTGCGGAAGCCCGGGAAGCATTCTCGGCCTTCGCCGAAAAACGCAAACCAGACTTCACCAGGGTTGCCGGGCAGTAAGTCGACTGCCTCGCTTTCCGGCCGCTGCCAGGCTACACCTCGCCCTCGTCCGCGGCCGGAAACTTTGTCTGCAGGCTGGTCAGCCAGCGCGCCACCACGTCGATCTCGGCGGCGGTGAAACCTTCAGTCAGCCTGGCATTCAATACCTTCATGCTCGCCTTGGAACGCTGGCGTGCCAGGCGCCCTGCCTCCGTCAGCCACAGGCGCGAGGCACGGCCATCGTTCTCGTCCGGCCGGCGCTCGATCAGGCCGGCCCTTTCGGTCCGGTCGGCCAGGCCACTCATCCCAGGCGCGCCCAGGTCCAGCGCCGCGGCAGCCTCGCTCGTCAGCGCGCCATCGTTGCTGCCCAGGAAGAAAAGCAGTCCGGCCTGGGCTGATGTCACGCCACCCGCGGCAGTGCGCGCTTGTGCCCACCGGTGCAGGCGCCGCTGGCCCACGTTCAACAGGTAGACGAGGCGATGTTCCATGTCTGGTGCGTCATAAAGGGTGAGATTTCGTTCGCATGCGAATATTATCATGCGCCGGCGTAGCCCTCAGCGCCCCAACCGCCCCTGTTTCATGCCCGCTTCTCCGGGCGCATGGTCCGGGGCATGCCCGACCATGCGCACCGATAGCCTGCGCCGCCCAGCTCCGATGCCAGCGCCGACAGCGTCATGGCAGCCAGTATCAGCAATCTGCGCATTGCGCCCCTCATGCGTCAGCGCCTGTCAACATCGAGCACCGCCTGCGCAAACGCGGTGGGCGCTTCCTGCGGCGGGTTGTGGCCGATCCCGCCCGTCAGGTTCCGGTGCTCGTAGCGGCCCGTGAACTTGCTGGCATAGGCGCTGGGTTCGGGGTGCGGCGCGCCGTTGGCATCGCCTTCCATGGTGATGGTGGGCACGCCGATGGTGGGGGCCGTGGCGAGCCGCTTCTCGAAGTCGTCGAACCTGGCTTCGCCGCTGGCCAACCCCTGCCGCCAGCGGTAGTTGTGGATGGTGATTTCCACGTGGTCGGGATTGTCGAAGGCGGCGGCGCTGCGATTGAACGTCGCATCATCGAACTGCCATTGCGGCGATGCCAGTTTCCAGATCAGCCTGGCGAACTGGTGCGTGTACTTCTGATAGCCGGCGCGGCCCCGATCGGTGGAGAAATAGAACTGGTACCACCACTGGAGCTCGGCCTCAGGCGGTAGCGGCTGCTTGCCGGCTGCCTGGCTGCCGATCAGGTAGCCGCTGACCGAAACCAACCCCCTGCAGCGGTCCGGCCAGATCGCCGCCATGATGTCGGCGGTGCGTGCGCCCCAGTCAAAGCCGGCCACTACGGCGTTGCGGATATTCAGCGCGTCCATCAGCGCGATCATGTCGGCGGCGATTGCCACGGGCTGGCCGTTGCGCATGGTGTCGGCAGACAGGAAGGACGTCGAGCCAAAGCCACGCAGGTGGGGAATGATCACCCGATAGCCGCGGGCCGCCAGCAGGGGTGCCACGTCGACAAAGCTGTGGATGTCGTAGGGCCAGCCGTGCAGCAGCAGCGCGACGGGCCCTGTGGCAGGGCCGGCCTCGGCGTAGCCGATATTCAGCACGCCGGCGTTGACGTGCTTGACCGGCGCGAAGCTGGCATGGGTGCCCGGCGTGGTCAAGGGCAGCGGCGGCGCCTTCGACACACCGGTTTGCGCGCGGGCGGCCTGCGGCAGCCCGAACGGCGCGGTGGCCAGCGTCGCTGCCGCTGCTCCCAGAAAGCCTCGACGAGGTAGATCGACTGTCTTCGACATTTGCTTCTCCTGTTTGCGTGATCAATGTGAGCACGAGTCTAGGAGGCCATGGCAAGCGGAATGTGTCGGATTTCAGGGAATTTGTATCGCTGTGTATGTATCCGCGATGGCGACATACGTGGATACAAAGCAGCCCGGCTGACGGACTGGCACGCCAGTCAAGCGGACTCTCCCTGCGGCACGCCTTGCGGCATTGGCCTGTTGCCCTTATCTGGAAGATTGCAATAAGCATTAGCTGCGCGAGCGCACGCCACACCGTTGTCGCGCGGGCGCTCCCCCGCATACGCCACCGTAGCGCTCGCCGCGATCAGCGCGACAGCCAGGTACCGCTTGCACAGACTGATTTTCATGGCATTTCCGCCCTCAATGCGCGTCTGCCGACGGCCCCTTCGGCGCTCCAACCTTGCGCATCAGCGGCACCATGGCGGTGGCGATCGCGAAGCAGACCAGGATCAGCAGGAAGATGTCGCCAAAGGTCTGGGTCTGCGCCTCGCGCCAGGCCAGCCCCCACAATTGCCTGAGGGCCGCGGTCTGCGCATCGAGGGCATCGTGCCCGACCGCGACGAACTGGTCGCTGATCCCTTGCAACACGTTGCCCATGGCTTCATTGCGGATGTTCAGGTGCTCTGCCTCGCGCAGGAAGTGCATATTGCCGCGGTTGTTGAGCGCGGTCGCGCAGGCCGCGATTCCGATGGCCCCACCCAGGTTGCGCATCAGGTTGAACAGCCCGGACGCAAGCTTGAGCCGCGCCGGCGGCAGGCTGCCCAGGGTCAGTGTCACGGTGGGCGCCACCGCGAACTGCTGGGCCATGCCGCGCAGCGCCTGCGGCAGCAACAGTTGTGCCGCGCCCCAGTCGTGCGTGATGGGCGCGAAGTGCCACATCGACACCGCGAACAGCCCCAGGCCGATCATCATCAGCCAGCGCAGGTCGACCCGGTTGGCCAGGAAGGCATAGAGCGGGATCGACGCCATCTGGAACACGCCGGTCGAAAACACCGCCAGCCCGATATCGAGCGCGCTGAAGCCGCGCACGCGCCCCAGGAACAGCGGGGTCAGGTAGATGGTGGCAAAGATGCCGATGCCGGTGACAAAGGAGAAGAAGCAGCCGAGCGCGAAGTTCCGGTCCTTGAGCGCGCGCAGGTCCACCACGGGGTTGGCATAGGTCAGCGTGCGCCAGATGAAGCCCACGCCCGACAGGCCGGCGATCCAGGCGGTGGCCAGGATCACGTCGTCGCCGAACCAGTCCCAGCGCGGCCCTTCTTCCAGCGTGTATTCGAGGCAGCCCAGGAACAGCGCCATCAGGCCCATGCCCAGGTAGTCGGCACCGCGCACCAGCGACCAGTCGGGCCGGTCGACCTTGACCAGCAGCGGCACGGCAATGGTGACGAAGATGCCCGGCACCAGGTTGATGAAGAACAGCCAGTGCCAGGAATAATGATCGGTGATCCAGCCGCCGATGGTGGGCCCCAGCGTCGGCGCCAGCGAGGCCAGCCCGCCGACCGTGGCGGCGGCGATGACACGCTGGGGGCCGACGAAGAAGGCAAAGGCCGTGGTGAACACCATCGGAATCATCGAGCCGCCCAGGAAACCCTGCAGCGCCCGGAACACGATCATGCTGTTGATGTCCCACGCCACCCCGCACAGCAGGCTGGTTATCGTGAAGCCCGCCGCGGAGGCAGCGAACAGCCAGCGTGTCGACATCACGCGCGACAGCCAGCCGGACAAGGGAATGACGATGATCTCGGCGATCAGGTAGCTGGTCTGCACCCACACGGTTTCATCGGCGCCGGCCGAGAGCGCGCCGCCGATATCACGCAACGAGGCGGAAACGATCTGGATATCCAGCAAGGCGATGAACATGCCCACGCACATCGTGCTGAAGGCGAACACCTTGGCGGCGGTGGACATCGCGTCCGGCGTCACCGCCACGGCGGACGCAGGGGTGGTCAGGGTGGCCGTGGTCATCACTGCACCTGCTTGCCGGGCTGCGTGTTGACCTGGGCGATAACCGACAGCCCCGGGCGCAGGACGCCAAGCCGGGCGTCCTGCTCGTCCAGGCGGATCCGCACCGGCACGCGCTGGACGATCTTGGTGAAGTTGCCGGTGGCATTCTCCGGCGGCAACACGCTGAACTGCGCACCGGTGGCCGGCGCCAGGCTGGCGACGTGGCCATGGAAGACCCGCCCCGGCAGCACATCGGCTTCAATTTCTACCGGCATGCCGGGGCGCATGTGCGCCAGTTGCCCTTCCTTGAAGTTGGCGTCCACCCACAGCCCGCTAGCCGGCACGATGGACAGCAGCTGGCTGCCGGCACCAGCAAAGGCGCCGACGCGGGCGCGCCGGTTGCCCACGGTGCCGTCCACGGGCGCGCGCAGTTCCGTATAGCCAAGGTTCAGCTTCGCAATGTCGCGCTCGGCGGTCGCCTGCGCCAGCGACGCCTGCGCCTGCTGCTTCTGCGTGCCGATCACGTCCAGCTGGCGCTGCGCGGCCAGCAGCGCGGCACGCGCCTTCTCGCCATTGGCCTGGGCCTGCTTGTAGTCCGAGTCAGCCTTCTGCGAGCTCTGGATGGAGACAGCCGCCTTCGCCACCAGGCTGGCGTAGCGCACCTGGTCGTCGCGCGCCCTTAAGGTGTCTGCATTGGTGGCGGCGATGCCGGCCTTGGCCTGGGCGATGACCGCCTCCTGCAGGCGCGCGGTGGCATCCAGGTTTGCCAGCAGTGCCTGTTGCGCCGCCACGGCGCCTTCGGCCTTGGCCAGTGCAGCGCGGTAATCGCGGTCGTCGATACGCACCAGCACGTCGCCCGCGTGGACCGTCTGGTTGTCCGTCACCGCGACTTCCGCGATGTAGCCCCCGACCTTGGCGCCGATCACCGTGACATCGCCGCCGACGTAGGCGTCGTCGGTACGCTGCAGGTGGCGAGCCGATGTCCACCAGTGGTAGCCGTAGCCGATCGCGGCCAATCCGGCCACAACCAGCGCGCCGGTTGCCAGCAGCCGCTTGGGGCTGGCCTTGGATTTCGAAGCGGGAACGGGTTCGGTACCCGCCCGTTCAGTCAGCGTATTACTGGTCATGGCACTTCCTTTCTGCTTTCAGGACTTATCCCGCCTGCGAGGCGGCATGGGTGGAGGGTTCGGTAGGGTTCGGGAGAGTTCGGGTCAGGCTTCAGCCGAGCGGTCCAGCCGGCGCCGCAGGCCGTCGGTAGCCGCCGGCCCGGGGGCGATGTGGAAATCGGGGTCGGTGACAGGGCGGCCGCTGGCGGCATCGACCAGTACCGGCTCGACACGCTCGCCGGTGAGTCGGTTGGCCAGCTGCACGCTTTGGCCCTCGGGCGCGAGATGCTTGTTGGCCCAGGCCAGCATGGCCAGCAGGACCGAGCGGAAGTCATGGCCGCGCTCAGTCAGGATGTACTCGGAACGGGGCGGGCGGTGGCAGTAAGGGCGGCGCTCCAGCATGCCCTCCTCCACCAGCGAGTTCAAGCGGCGGGTCAGCATGTTGGGGGCGATGCCCAGGTTCTGCTGGAACTCATCAAAGCGCGTCACGCCGTAGAACGCTTCGCGCAGGATCAGGACGCTCCAGCTGTCCGCAACGCGGGCCACCGTGCGAGCGATGGGGCAAGGCATTTCAGCAAGCGGCTTTCTGTGCATGAGTGGCTTCCTCCGAAATTGGGGTTGCTATCAATTTGAAAGTTAGTCTAGAGTAGTAACTATCATCATGCAAGTTAGTTTTTGGCTTGTGCTTTATTCGTCGCTGTTGAAAGGTATCCGTCATGCCCCAAAGTCCATTCCGTCCCCCGCTCCGGCGCACCCGCGCCGGTATCGCCCACCTCCTGCCCACCCTGCTTGCGGCCAGCGCCGCGGCCACCCTGGTGGCCTGCGCGGCCGGCCCCGACTACCACATGCCGGCCTCGGACATGCCCGCGGCCTATCCGCACGCAGCGGCACTGGACGCCCGGGACGCGGCCCGGCCGGCACCGTCACTGGACAGCTGGTGGCTGGGCTTTGACGATCCCGCGCTGACGCGCGTGATCCAGCGCGCGCTGGAACAGAACCTCGACCTCGCGGCGGCGATTGCGCGGGTCGACCAGGCCCGCGCCGCGGCCAGCCACGCCGGCGCCGAACTGCTGCCGCAGGCATCGTTGTCCGGCAGCGTGGCCAGGCAGCGCCAGTCGCTGGAAGGGCCTTTGGGCAGCCTCGGCAAGAACGCGCCAGGCTTTGACCGCAACAAGACGGTGTACAGCGCTGGTGCGGGAGCAAGCTGGGAGATCGACGTGGCCGGCGGCCTGCGGCGCGGCGCCGAGGCCGCCAGCGCGGAGGCCCAGGCCGCGGAAGCCGAGCACATGGGCGTGCGCGTGCTGGTAGCCGCCGAAGCGGCCGATGCCTATTTCCGCGTGCGCGGCGCGCAGCAGCGCATCAACATCGCGCAACAGCAGGTGCGGACCAATGCAAAGCTGCTCGACCTGGTGCAGCTGCGGCTGGCCGATGGCATCGGCGCGGAGCGGGAACGGGCCCAGGCGGAAGCACAGCTGGCACAGACCCGCGTGACCATCCCGCCGCTGCAGATCGAGCTGGAGACACAACTGAACCGGCTGGATGTATTGATGGGCGCGCATCCGGGCACCTATGCCGCCGAACTCCTGACGCCGACCGAGCGCACCGCCGTGCCGCAGATCGCCGTGGCGCAAGGTCCGGCCAACCTGCTGCAACGCCGCCCGGACGTGATTGCCGCGGAGCGCCGGCTGGCGGCATCCAGTGCCCGCATCGGCGTGGCCACTGCCGAGTACTACCCGAAGCTGTCGCTGTCAGCGCTGCTCGGCTTCGAGAGCCTCTCCGCCGGCAAGCTGTTCACCGCATCCGCCTTCCAGCCCGCCGCGATCGCGGGACTGCGCTGGCGGCTGTTCGACTTCGGCCGGGTCGACGCCGAAGTGGCGCAGGCCAAGGGCGCCAACGCCGAAGCCCTGGCCACCTACCGCAAGGCCATGCTGCGCGCCACCGAGGACGTGGAGAACGCGATCATTACGCTGACCCAGCTGGAGTTGCAGGGCAAGGAGCTGACCGTGGAAGTGGCTGCCCACGCGCGCTCGCGCGGCGCCGCCGAGGACGCCTACAAGGGCGGCGCGGTCAGCCTGTTCGAAGTGCTGGAGGAAGACCGCCTGCTGCTGGCCGCGCGCGACCAGCAGGCACGTGTGGGCGCCGACAATGCCCGCGCGGCGGTGGCAACGTTCCGTGCGCTGGGGGGCGGCTGGTAACGTGGCGGGCAGCGGCTCAACCCACCCTGAGCCGCGCCTCCAGGCCACCGCCCTCGCGATTGCGCAGCGTCAGCGAGCCGCCGATCGCCAGCGCAAGCTGGTGCGCAATCGCCAGGCCCAGGCCGGTGCCGCCGGTCTCCCGGTTGCGCGATGCCTCAAGCCGGACAAACGGCTGCAGCACGGACTCGAGCTGCTCAGCCGGGATGCCGGGCCCGCGGTCGAGCACGCTGATGGTCACCGCGCCGCCGTCCTCGCGGTGCACGCTCAGCTCCGCCGCCCCGCCGAACTTGAGGGCGTTGTCGGTCAGGTTGGTCAGGATGCGGCGCAAGGCGTGCGGGCGCGTCTCGAGGGTGCCGCCGGCACGCTGCAGGATGCTGACGGCCTTGCCGGTGTCCTGGTAGTCGTAGACCAGGCTCTCGACGAACGAGCCGATGTCGATCCGCGACGGCGTCTCGCCATCGCCATGCATGGCGCGCGCGTAGGCCAGCCCCTCCTTCACCAGCGTCTCGATCTCGGTGAGGTCTTGCACCAGCTTGCGCTTGTCTTCAGAGTCCTCCGTCATTTCGGCGCGCAGCTTCATCCGCGTGATCGGCGTCTGCAGGTCGTGGGAGATCGCGGCCAGGATCTGCACGCGCTCTTCGACAAAGCGGGCAATACGCTCGCGCATGGCATTGAATGCGCGCGCGGCACGCACCAGTTCGGTGGGCCCGGTCTCGCCCAGCGGCTGGGTCCTGGCATTCGGGTCGAGCGCGTCGGCGGCATTGGCCAGCGCCACCAGCGGGCGGATCGCCAGGCGCACGGCAAGCCAGCAGCACAGGACCAGCAGCAGCAACTGGATCCCCAGCACATAAGGCAGCCATTGCGCCACCGGCGTCGGCTTAGGATGCACGTCGATGGTCAGCGGGCTGCCATCGCTGAGGGTCAGGTGGGCCTGCATGCGCTTGCCCTGGCCGGGGATGGACTCGACCCTGACCGCGAAGCGGCCGCCGCTCGCTTCCATGATCCGGTTGGCAACTTCCGTGGCCTGCGCGGACATCTCCGGCACGCCTGGCAGGCCCGGCCCCAGGATGTATTGGTAGGCGCCGCGATTCACGTGGCGCAGCCACTGCGGGCGCTCCGCCGCGGGCAGGCGGTCCAGGATGGCGATCGAGGTGGAGACGTCGGTCTCCAGGGTGCCGAGCATGACCTTGCGCGCGGTG
Protein-coding regions in this window:
- a CDS encoding MarR family winged helix-turn-helix transcriptional regulator, coding for MEHRLVYLLNVGQRRLHRWAQARTAAGGVTSAQAGLLFFLGSNDGALTSEAAAALDLGAPGMSGLADRTERAGLIERRPDENDGRASRLWLTEAGRLARQRSKASMKVLNARLTEGFTAAEIDVVARWLTSLQTKFPAADEGEV
- a CDS encoding alpha/beta fold hydrolase; amino-acid sequence: MSKTVDLPRRGFLGAAAATLATAPFGLPQAARAQTGVSKAPPLPLTTPGTHASFAPVKHVNAGVLNIGYAEAGPATGPVALLLHGWPYDIHSFVDVAPLLAARGYRVIIPHLRGFGSTSFLSADTMRNGQPVAIAADMIALMDALNIRNAVVAGFDWGARTADIMAAIWPDRCRGLVSVSGYLIGSQAAGKQPLPPEAELQWWYQFYFSTDRGRAGYQKYTHQFARLIWKLASPQWQFDDATFNRSAAAFDNPDHVEITIHNYRWRQGLASGEARFDDFEKRLATAPTIGVPTITMEGDANGAPHPEPSAYASKFTGRYEHRNLTGGIGHNPPQEAPTAFAQAVLDVDRR
- a CDS encoding sensor histidine kinase, whose translation is MNLRGLPWPRTMGSRLFLILLAGLIVAHGLSFGVLFAERYITARKVMLGTLETDVSTSIAILDRLPAAERPQWLRHVNRGAYQYILGPGLPGVPEMSAQATEVANRIMEASGGRFAVRVESIPGQGKRMQAHLTLSDGSPLTIDVHPKPTPVAQWLPYVLGIQLLLLVLCCWLAVRLAIRPLVALANAADALDPNARTQPLGETGPTELVRAARAFNAMRERIARFVEERVQILAAISHDLQTPITRMKLRAEMTEDSEDKRKLVQDLTEIETLVKEGLAYARAMHGDGETPSRIDIGSFVESLVYDYQDTGKAVSILQRAGGTLETRPHALRRILTNLTDNALKFGGAAELSVHREDGGAVTISVLDRGPGIPAEQLESVLQPFVRLEASRNRETGGTGLGLAIAHQLALAIGGSLTLRNREGGGLEARLRVG
- a CDS encoding winged helix-turn-helix transcriptional regulator, with product MQKKPLGETPCPIARTAARVADSWSVLILREAFYGVTRFDEFQQNLAIAPNMLTRRLNSLVEEGMLERRQYCDRPPRSEYILTERGRDFRQVLLAMLAWGNKHLAPEGESVQLTNRRTGVRVEPVLVDPANGRPVTDADYHLAPGPAASDRVRQRLTRSAEA
- a CDS encoding winged helix-turn-helix transcriptional regulator — its product is MHRKPLAEMPCPIARTVARVADSWSVLILREAFYGVTRFDEFQQNLGIAPNMLTRRLNSLVEEGMLERRPYCHRPPRSEYILTERGHDFRSVLLAMLAWANKHLAPEGQSVQLANRLTGERVEPVLVDAASGRPVTDPDFHIAPGPAATDGLRRRLDRSAEA
- a CDS encoding enoyl-CoA hydratase, with protein sequence MTPEIRVDLTGGVLTMTLARPDKMNALTNEMYGALADTIEQAQQDRAIRVLLLQGDGNSFTAGNDLGEFAAIASGNGPSERHVHRFLRALANSTVPIVAAVNGKTVGVGTTMLLHCDYVVLGQDAQLITPFVNLALVPEAASSYLLPLRIGHVRAFEMFALGEPLDAQTAVAWGIANKVCANDQLRTDARRMAEKIAARPAGSLSAMKQLMRDAEKLVSQMNSESARFEERLASAEAREAFSAFAEKRKPDFTRVAGQ
- a CDS encoding 2-dehydropantoate 2-reductase — its product is MKILVLGAGAMGGYYGARLIEAGADVTFMLRPGRARALERVGLAVRSELGDFHRPVKMVLAGQVDAQFDLVLLACKAYDLADAIRTVSPAVGRDTAVLPLLNGLDAYDRLDQCFGRQRVLGGVAYIATTLAADGTVVHAGRMDRLVVGPRAAQASALAADFHALVSRAGGTRELSGAIGQELWNKWAMIAAGAVMTCLMRGTVADIMKTQDGRRLMLDAIAECRTVAQLCGHPIPEPVVAAMQARLLDETSTWAASMMRDIAQGAPRIEADAIVGDLIKRAAGYGHELPLSRAAYCHLQVYEHQCAAHQTAG
- a CDS encoding MaoC family dehydratase, translating into MNIQYIEDLAPGQKYGSGRLTVEPERIKAFAAEFDPQPFHLDEAAARDTLFRGLAASGWHTAALTMRLLVDGEFRPAGGILGAGFEELRWPKPVRPGDELHIESEILEVRISKSRPDQGIVKVRTTTFNQAGEPVQVFTANLIVQRRPAAAAQAEAS
- a CDS encoding efflux transporter outer membrane subunit, producing MPQSPFRPPLRRTRAGIAHLLPTLLAASAAATLVACAAGPDYHMPASDMPAAYPHAAALDARDAARPAPSLDSWWLGFDDPALTRVIQRALEQNLDLAAAIARVDQARAAASHAGAELLPQASLSGSVARQRQSLEGPLGSLGKNAPGFDRNKTVYSAGAGASWEIDVAGGLRRGAEAASAEAQAAEAEHMGVRVLVAAEAADAYFRVRGAQQRINIAQQQVRTNAKLLDLVQLRLADGIGAERERAQAEAQLAQTRVTIPPLQIELETQLNRLDVLMGAHPGTYAAELLTPTERTAVPQIAVAQGPANLLQRRPDVIAAERRLAASSARIGVATAEYYPKLSLSALLGFESLSAGKLFTASAFQPAAIAGLRWRLFDFGRVDAEVAQAKGANAEALATYRKAMLRATEDVENAIITLTQLELQGKELTVEVAAHARSRGAAEDAYKGGAVSLFEVLEEDRLLLAARDQQARVGADNARAAVATFRALGGGW
- a CDS encoding DHA2 family efflux MFS transporter permease subunit, coding for MTTATLTTPASAVAVTPDAMSTAAKVFAFSTMCVGMFIALLDIQIVSASLRDIGGALSAGADETVWVQTSYLIAEIIVIPLSGWLSRVMSTRWLFAASAAGFTITSLLCGVAWDINSMIVFRALQGFLGGSMIPMVFTTAFAFFVGPQRVIAAATVGGLASLAPTLGPTIGGWITDHYSWHWLFFINLVPGIFVTIAVPLLVKVDRPDWSLVRGADYLGMGLMALFLGCLEYTLEEGPRWDWFGDDVILATAWIAGLSGVGFIWRTLTYANPVVDLRALKDRNFALGCFFSFVTGIGIFATIYLTPLFLGRVRGFSALDIGLAVFSTGVFQMASIPLYAFLANRVDLRWLMMIGLGLFAVSMWHFAPITHDWGAAQLLLPQALRGMAQQFAVAPTVTLTLGSLPPARLKLASGLFNLMRNLGGAIGIAACATALNNRGNMHFLREAEHLNIRNEAMGNVLQGISDQFVAVGHDALDAQTAALRQLWGLAWREAQTQTFGDIFLLILVCFAIATAMVPLMRKVGAPKGPSADAH
- a CDS encoding HlyD family secretion protein, coding for MTSNTLTERAGTEPVPASKSKASPKRLLATGALVVAGLAAIGYGYHWWTSARHLQRTDDAYVGGDVTVIGAKVGGYIAEVAVTDNQTVHAGDVLVRIDDRDYRAALAKAEGAVAAQQALLANLDATARLQEAVIAQAKAGIAATNADTLRARDDQVRYASLVAKAAVSIQSSQKADSDYKQAQANGEKARAALLAAQRQLDVIGTQKQQAQASLAQATAERDIAKLNLGYTELRAPVDGTVGNRRARVGAFAGAGSQLLSIVPASGLWVDANFKEGQLAHMRPGMPVEIEADVLPGRVFHGHVASLAPATGAQFSVLPPENATGNFTKIVQRVPVRIRLDEQDARLGVLRPGLSVIAQVNTQPGKQVQ